Part of the Sulfurimonas denitrificans DSM 1251 genome is shown below.
AACGATAGCACATTTGCTTCCACCAATAGCCTCATAGTACCATTTCCATGCTGGTGGATCGATTGGCTCTCCAACAGTTCCTAGTACTTTTAAGCTTGATAAATCATATTTTGCTGGTTCATTCTCACCTGTTTTATGCAGTACACGGATAGCAGTTGGAGCGGTATAGAACTGATTTACTTTATACTCTTCAACCATTTTCCATGGACGACCAGCGTCTGGATAAGTTGGAACACCCTCAAACATAATTGTTGTAGCACCCATCGCAAGTGGTCCATAAACTATGTAAGTATGCCCTGTAATCCAACCAACATCGGCTGTACACCAGTAAGTATCGTTCTCTTTTACATCAAATACCCACTCCATAGTCATCTGCGCCCAGAGGATGTATCCTGCTGAGTTGTGTTGAACACCTTTTGGCTTTCCAGTACTTCCTGACGTATAAAGAAGGAAAAGCGGGTCTTCAGAGTCCATAACTTCTGGTTCGCACTTTCCACTTTGATGCTTTATTAGCTCATTGTAAGAGTAATCACGACCTGCAACCCAAGTAACATCTTCTCCATTTCTCTCAACAACTAAAACTTTTTTCACTGGAGTCTCGCCGCGAAGCGCCTCATCTACAACTGGCTTTAACATGTAAGGCTTATCTTTTCTATATGCACCATCAGCAGTGATGACAACTTTTGCCCCTGCATCTATAACTCTATCTTTTAGAGCTTCAGCAGAGAAACCACCAAATACGATAGAGTGAATAGCCCCTATTCTAGCACAAGCAAGCATTGCATAAGCAGCTTCAGGAATCATTGGCATATAGATGATAACTCTATCGCCTTTTTTTACGTCAAACTCATTTTTAAGTAGATTTGCAAACTTGTTTACGTTGTAGTAAAGTTCTAAGTATGTGATAATTTGCTTATCGCCTCTATCTCCTTCAAAAATAATCGCAGCTTTGTTTTTACGGCTTTTTAAGTGACGATCTATACATTGAACTGAAACATTTAGTTTTCCACCCTCAAACCACTTTACAAATGGAAAATTACTCTCATTCATAACATTTGTAAAAGGCTGCATCCACTCTAGTTTCTCTTTTGCGTAACTCCCCCAAAATCCCTCATAATCCTCAAGTGCATACTCTTGCAAATCTTGATATTCACACATATTTTTAATTCTAGCACTCTTGCTAAACTCTTTATTTGGTTTAAAAACTTCTCTATTCATTCTTTTTCCTTTGTTAATTTTAAATATATCATCGCTGTCATGATTGCATCATTTACAGCATTGTGCGCTCCCATATTAGGTATGGAACAGTTTTTTAGGATTGTATCAAATCGTAAATCAATATTTCCTTGCGGAATTAATGAAATTGTTTTATCGAAATATATTTCAGATACTTCAATCATTTTATTTGGTAAATTTATACCAAGAAGAGGCTTTGTGTATCTGTTTATCATAGCTACATCAAACTCTAAATAATACCCAATAAGTGGTCTTGAACCAATAAAATTTAAAAATTCTACAATACCCTCCTTTGTTGTTTTTGCATCTTTTAAGTCAAATGGTCTAATACCATGAATTTTGATGCTATTTGAACTTATCTCTTTAGAATTTTGCAAAAAAACTTCAAATGTTTGAGATGTTAAAACTCTATTATCTTTTATTTTAACAGCTCCTATTGAAAGTATTTCATCAACTTTGGGATTTAATCCTGTTGTCTCTGTATCAAAAACAACATATTCCCCACTCTTATCATCATCAAACAAAAATTCAAATGCACTATCTTTTAGCTTTTTACGATTTGCATTTTTTTTAAAATTTGTTATAAAAGAGAACATTCTTAAACAACCATATTTAAGTGAAAATGGAAGCTCATAAATTTTTTAAACTTATTTATGACTTTAAAACTATCTTTTAATAAATCTCTCTGGTTTTTCTCTAAATTCAGAGGATTTATATAGTTTGCTTCATCTATGTTTTTAGCCTCTAACATCGCTTTTAATCTTATTGAGCTTAGTGTGTCAAAACTCTCTATAAGTTCAGTTGCAAATGTTTTATCTACTACTCCAATGTTATTTAACTCTTTGATTCTCTCTACCGTATTTGTCTCTTTTATCTCATATTGAAGACAAAGTGTTCTTATGCCATGAACTAGGGCAAAAATACCACCTTTTTTAAGATCTAACTTGTCTTTACGCTCTTTTTGAAGCACAAATCCAGAGAAGAGAGATAGCGGTGTCTCAAAACTCAAAACTGCTTTTGCAATATGCGCTAAAACATCATCTCTTGAGTGAAAACTACTATGGAGATACTCTTTTAATTCATCAAGCAGCGAGCAATCTCCCGCAATACATTTTGCATCTAAAAAAATACTCATATTTTTAACGCTCTCATCACTCATATCATAAGTCCATTTTGTGATTAAATCTTTATATGCGCTTGAGTTTTTACGCCAAAACTCATTACTTACCATGACATCACCGCTGCATTTAGGAAATCCAAGCTCAAGAAGATATCCATTTAACCGCATCATCGGTTCATGAAAAAGTTCTACATCTACACTATTTTGAATGATAAGTGCATTATCTTGGTCACTCTTTAGAGTCTGCTCTTCTCGCCCTTCACTTCCCATAACTATAAGCGCACATTTCTCTCTAAGAGAAGGTTCTACACACATCTCAAAGAGTTTATTGTAGATTTTGTCATTTAGAGTTGCTATGAGTTTTGTGATGTATCTTACCTTTACACCCTTTGCTCTTAGGGTAATGATTAGACTTTTAAAATCATGCCCAAGTGCTTTTAAATCATCAATATTTTGTGCCTTGTCAATTTGAACAGCTACCAGATGGGAGTGACTTGCAAAATAGCTAAGCAGGTCTAACTGCTCCAAAATACCAACTATTTTTTCACCATCAACAACTACCACTCTTTTTATTGCATTGTGCGTCATCATCAGAAGTGCATTAAATAAAAAATCATTTATATCTATGCTAATAATCTTTTTTGAAGATATTGAAGAGATTTTTTTACTCAAATCGTTGTCGCCTAAAAGCAGTTTTTTTCTCAAATCTGTATCTGTGACTATTGAGTAACTTTTCTGCTCTTTTACAAGTATTACTTTTGATTGAAGTTTTTCCTGTTTTATAAGAGCATTGTATATAGTCTCATCTTCTTCAACTATACATGCAGTATGAAGAAAAATATCTGAAACTCTAGAGATAAGAAAAGGTGAGAGTTCACTTTGGGTATCGTAATCTTTTAACTGTTTATGACGAGTTATAAAGTCTTGCAAAAAATAGCCTTGAATCTCCTTATCCTGCATCAAATCAAGGAAATCTTCTTTCTTGATCTCATAACAGATAAGATCTTCATCAACAACAAACTTTGCTTTTGTCTTTCCATATATAAGCGCATCTGCATCAAAACTATCTCCTGCTCCATAAACATTATGAATCTCCTCATCAATATACTCTGTAACAGAGCCTTTGATGATAATGTAAAAAGCTATAGAAGATATTGTAGGAGATACAAGAAGAGTTTGGTTTGGGTAGTAAGCTATGTCGATTTTTTTCATCAGTCCATCCATGGCATTAGAGCTTAGTAGCTCAAATGGATGGATTGACTCGATAAGTTTTCTTTGATCTAAAATACTCATTTTATTTTCCAAATACTTAAAAATACTCTCTCACAAGAGAGAGATTAATGACTACTTGCACCCTCCGCACCGATACCAGTTTGCGCTCTGATAAACTGAGCATCAAATCTCTCTTGCTCATCTTTAGCATCTTGAGATTTATCTGTAACTGAGAAGAACCACGTAGCGATAAATGCAACAGATACAGAGAACAGAGCTGGATACTTATAAGGGAAAATTGCTTGTGCATTATGCATAATATCAACCCAAACAACTGGACTAAGTATCACAAGTATAACCGCACTAGCAAGACCTAATGTTCCACCAATTACAGCACCGCGAGTTGTAAGTTTTCTCCAGTACATTGAGAGTACAAGAATTGGAAAGTTTGCAGATGCAGCGATTGCAAACGCAAGACCAACAACAAACGCAATATTTTGATTCTCAAACGCAATTCCCATAAAAATAGCAACTACACCAAGAGCAACTGTCGCTATTTTAGAAACTCTCATCTCTGTCATAGAGTCAACTCTGCCTTTTCTAAATACAGAAGCGTAAAGGTCATGGCTGATTGCAGATGCACCAGCTAGTGTAAGACCAGAAACAACCGCTAAGATAGTAGCAAACGCAACTGCTGAAATAAATCCTAAGAAGAAGTCTCCGCCCACTGCATGACTTAAGTGAATTGCCGCCATGTTGCTACCACCTAAAATTGGTGAGCCGCCACTTGCTGCATCTTTAACAACATCAAGGTATTGAGGATTTTTAAATACCATAACGATAGCACCAAAACCGATGATAAAAGTTAAAATATAGAAATACCCGATAAATCCAGTCGCATAAAATACTGATTTTCTTGCCTCTTTTGCATCACTTACAGTAAAAAATCTCATAAGGATATGTGGAAGACCAGCTGTTCCAAACATTAAAGCAACTGCTAGAGAGATAGCAGAAATAGGGTCACTCACAAGTCCACCTGGGCTCATGATTTCAATACCTTTGAGCTCTGTTGCATGTGAAAACAGTGCGCCAAAACTAAAGTCATAGTGTGCCATAACAGCTATTGCCATAAATGAAGCACCTGAGAGAAGTAAAAATGCTTTAATAATTTGTACCCAAGTAGTTGCAAGCATACCGCCAAATACAACGTAAAGAATCATCAAAATACCAACTAAAATAACTGCCATCTCATAAGAGAGTCCAAAAAGAAGTTGGATTAATTTTCCAGAACCTACCATTTGAGCGATAAGATAGAGAACAACTGTTGCAATTGAGCCTGAAGCTGCAAGTGTACGAATTGGTGTCTGCTTTAATCTATATGAAGCAACGTCAGCAAATGTATATTTTCCTAAGTTACGAAGTGGCTCTGCAATCATAAATAAAATTATTGGCCAACCAACTAAAAACCCAATAGAGTAGATAAGACCATCGTACCCTTTCATATATACAAGACCAGAAATTCCCAAGAATGACGCAGCTGACATGTAATCACCTGCGATTGCCATACCATTTTGAAAACCTGTAATTCCACCACCTGCTGTATAGAAATCTTTAGCACTCTTAGTACGCTTTGCGGCCCAATAAGTGATACCTAAAGTTCCCGCAACAAATATAAGAAACATAACTATTGCAGAGACATTAAGATCTTGTTTTTGTACCTGACCAGTAATTGCGTCTGAAGCAAAAACAGCAATAAAACCAAGAATTAAGAAAGTAAGTATTCTATTCATTAGTTCTCCTTTATTGAATTTTTAATTTTATTGTTTAAATCATCAAATTCGCCATTTGCTCGCTTAGTATAAATACCAGTCAAAACAAACGCAAAAATAATAACCGCCATCCCAATAGGAATACCAATAGTTGTTACCGAATCCGAAGAGATTGGCGTACCTAAAAATGATGGGTCAAATGCTATTGTTAATATAAAAGCAAAATAGACAGCCAACATCCAGATAGATAGCTTTACAGCAAAGCCATTTCTCTTAGAAATCAGCTCTTTATAGTTAGGATCGTTTTTTATTTTTTCAATCGTTTCTTTGTTCATCTATTTCTCCTTAGAAATTATAATTTGCGATAAATCTGTACTCGTTCCAGCCAGTTTTACCAGCGTTACTCTCTGCAAATCCTCTTGGAAAATTTCCACGAAGACGAAGTTGTAAGTTTTTTATAGCTTGTGGATTGTAGATAGCATCAAATCCTGCTTCATTTGCAGTTCTCTCTATGCCATATCCACTATTTTTATCCATATCAAACTCTGTGTAGTAAGCGGCTGTTGTTAAGTTTGCACCCATATCTTTAAAGTTATAAGCAGCTGCAACCTTACTTGCTGCTGTTCCAGCCATAAACATATGACGAGTTACCATACCTTGAGTATATGCGCTCATTCCACCCCATGGAGAAACAGTAGCATTTGCAAGACCACCAGCAGCTGCTTCAGCAGCGCTATTATCGCCTGTTTTAGAATAAGCAAAAGATAAATCAAGGTTTTCTATTTTAAAGCCAAGCTTTGCTGCTATATATGTACTATCTATCTCACCGCCAAACTCATCACCTACTGAATCCTCTTTTATAACTTGAACTCCAGCGTAAGGCTTAATCATATCTGTTATCAGACATTTCCATGAGAAATTTGCCTCACCATAAACCATATTCATAATATCATGCGCATAATAATCCCAAAGGCTTAACTTTAGGTTCTCTACCCCTGTATATGTTATAGATGCCATTGTAATACCATCTGTTGAGTTGCCAAATGCGTAACTCCCTACATTTCTAAAATCTCCAGTTTGATTTAAACTATCAACATAAGAGTATCCAGATGTAGCAGAAAGTAACTTATTTGCATTTGAGGCAGTTGGTGTTGCACTATATGCTCTACCAAATGTTCCTTGAGCAAATTTTGTTACATGTCCTAGTGTTAATGTAGTGTTTGAAATATCTTTGTTTGTTAAAACATACGCCTCAAAAAGATTTGGTATCATTCTAGCATCATCGTCACCTAGCATTGGTGTTGATAACTTTTGACGTCCGCCTTTAAATGTAGTGTTTTGATATTTATACCCAAGGTATGCTTCTCCAAGCATTGTATAGTTATCATTATCTTGCCCAAGAAGTGTTTGATCTTCAATCTTTCTTGAGTCAATCTTATTTGTTGTATAAAATGCAGTACCCAAGCTAAAACCACTTAATGAAGCTGTTTCATACTTTAAATATCCACCAATAGCCGTTGAACCTCGGTGAGTTGTAGTTCCTGCACTCCCTTGATACTCTCTATCTATGTAAAACATGCGAGCTTGTCCACTTACCTTACCTTCACTAAACATAGTGTTAATATCTTCTGCTGCATTAAGTGAAGCTGCCGATACAAAGCTAATAGCCACAATACTAAGTATTACCTGTTTTTTCATACTTTTTCCTTTTTATAAATTAAACTCTCTAATCCTAAAATAAAAAAATAGCATGAACATAGCATTGATAAAAAAAATTATTTTGAGATAAACTTATAAAAAAATATGTGTAAAAAAGTAACTTTTTTTAATATTTAATTTACCTTAAACAAATAAGCATTCTATTTCTTTATCTTATAATCTAAATAAACTACATTATAATCTTCACTAATATAGAAAATTTATGTAATGGATAAAGTTATGAAAGAAGTTATAAATGCGTATAGAGCGCAAAAAATAAATGTTGACTCTTTTTTAAAAACATTTATAAAGAGTCTTCCTAAAAATTATATTGATCAATCTTTGAGTATTTTAAAACAGTATAGGTTTATACAGTTGATGTATGGTGTTGATTCAGAGTTCAAACAATCAACACCTGTTATCTCGAAAAAAGAGTCCGACTTATCTCAAATCGGAGGTAACAAGAGCCACTACTTCCTTAAACTTCAACTTGATGAAGATGATGTATATATCTCAAACCCATACATTCATCATAAAACAGGAAGAGCAAGTCTTAGTGTTGTTCACTTTATAGACTCAACCTACTATGTATTTGACGTTAATCTTATACATCTGTTGGAAGATTTAAAACTCATTGAGTACAACAGTTTTCACGATAAAATAAAACGCACTATATATTTCTTTGGCTCTACCATGTTGGCAATTGTTGCTATTGCACTAATTGTATATGGCGGTTATGTATTTTTTGCTCTAATATTCTCTTTGTCTAGTTCTGATTTTTTACATGATATATTCAAATCAATTATATCAATGACTTTAGGATTAGCCATTTATGACCTTGCAAAGCAGATTTTTGAGCATGAAGTTATATATCAGTCATTTCATCAAACCGAGGATAAACAGTATAAAGTTTTAGGGAAGTTTTTAATCTCGATAATTATTGCACTATCTATTGAAACGCTCATGGTGGTATTTAAAATTGCTCTTGATGATGCATCCAAAATGTTATCTGCATTTTATCTTTTAATAGGAACAACTATTATGTTAATAGGGCTTGGTTACTTTTATAGAACTATTCAAGAGTCAACGCCCAAGGATGATTGCTAAGGCTTGTCTATCATATAGCCCATGCCTCTGACATTGATTACAAAATCCTCTTTTAAATTTTTTTTGAGTCGATTAATTTCGGCTCTAATAGTTGCATTATCAACTATCTGCTCACTCCAAACATAGGTTTGAAACTGTTCAAAGTCAACTATTCTACCTCTGTTTCTTGAGAGTAAATCTATTATCTGAGCTTGGCGTTTGGTTAGTATCTGAACCTCTTGATTAAAAAGAAGTGTGCTATTTTCTTGATCATAACTATAGTTTTTACAAAGCCTTAAATGAACTCGTGGAACAACGCTTGAGAGCTTTATTCTATCAACTCGCAAAGATAGCTCTTTTAGATGAAAGGGCTTCTTTAAATAGTCATGACATCCAAGAGTATATGCACGTGAAATATCTTCAATATCAACCAATGCACTTATATAGATAACACTTACATGTATTTTAAGCTCATGGATTTTCTCTAAAAAAGAGAGTCCATCAATCCCAGGAACGTTGATATCTAAAACAAGAAGATCATAAGAGTTCTCTTTTATTGCTTCGAGTGCCGCCAGTCCATTAAAAAAACTCTCTACATGATGACCCTCTGAGTCAAGGTATTCGCAGATTGATTCATTTAACATAACTTCATCTTCTAAAAGGAGTATCTTCATCAATCTCCCATCGCTTTGAACTTATATCTAAATGTTGTTGAAGCCTCATCAGATGAGACGTTAATATTGACTCCCTCTGCATCGCATATACTCTTTACAAGTCTAAGTCCAAGTCCAAAACCATCTCTGCCCTTCTCTTCTCTATAATAAGCTTCAAAAACTTTATCTGTATCTTGAATCGTTTTTGATTTACTGCTCACTATAAACTCTATATATGAGCCAATTTTTTTTAGTGACACCTCTACGCTCTCATTTGGTAGTGTATATTTTATTGCATTTGTAAGAGTATTATCTATGATTCTTTGGAGTTTTGTCTCATTAAAATGGACATGTTTTTCATATTTTGGCGAATTGTAATTAAAAGTTATAAGAGAAAATTCTGCAACTTCTCTAAAAAAATCTATCCTGCTGCTTAAAAAATTATTCAAATTTATTACACTCTTTGTGTACTCTACATGATCTTTTTTTACAAGATAACTCAAATCATCATAGATACTAAATATATTTTTTGTAGCAGCCTCAATTTTTGAGAGTTGTCTATCTTTTGGGTTTTTCATAAGATATAGCTCAATACTTGTCAAAATAACGCTAAGAGGCGTGTTTGTTTCATGAACTGTATAACGCAGAAACTCTTTTTGTGACTTTAATAAATCTTGTGAAAATGTCTTCTCTTCTTCTAAGTTTTTATTTATCTCCAAAAGAGCTGCCGTTTTTTTCTTTACTCTCTCTTCAAGCCCAAGATTAAGCTCTTTTAAGTTCTTCTTTTGCTCATTGATTTTACTAACCATCTCATTTGCATAACCAACCATCATCTTGAAATCTTGAAAAAATATACTCTTTGAATCTATGGTTTTTTCTTTATCAATAGCAGTTTTAAAAGCATCTAAAAATGTCTGTGTATCTCTTTGAAGTAGTTTGTTAAAGAGTGTATTTAGACCTAAAAATATTGCAAATATTATAAAAGAGAGAGTCACTATTGCTAAGACTGTTTTTATTAGAAGTGCTTTTAACTTTTTTTGATTTTGCTTTAAAATAGTACTATCGGAAATAAGCGGGTTTTTTACTACATGGCTCTGTTCTAGCGCTATTTCATACTCTTTATAAAGCTCTTCAACAAGCAGTCCAACAAATACAAGAGTAAAGAAAAATACAACCAAAATAGTAAAGACATCTGCTTGCTTTATGCTGATATTTTGAAATCGTGATTTTATTCTCATGAGTAGAATTATACACTTACTTATCTGATGTAATCCCACTAAAACTTTAAACAAAAATATCTGTTTAAAATACTTAGACTATAATTTCAAAAAAATATTTACATAAAGGTTATACATGTTTGGAAGAACTCTAAAAAAATACGACTTAAGCGCTGATGAATTAGCTAAACTCCAATGGGCAAAAATCACAACAAGTAAAGGAGATATCTGGATAAAACTTCTACCAGAAGAGGCTCCAAATACTGTTGCAAATTTTGCACACTTAGCGGAGTCAGGTTTTTATAACAATCTCAATTTTCATCGTGTAATTCCAGGCTTTATGGCTCAAGGCGGTTGCCCAAGTGGAACAGGAACAGGCGGACCTGATTGGGCAATTCCTTGTGAAACAAAAACAAATGTTACAAAACACAAAAGAGGCGCACTATCTATGGCTCACGCTGGACCAAATACGGGTGGAAGTCAGTTTTTCATCACTTTTGTTGCTACTCCACATTTAGATGGTGTACACACTGTTTTTGGAGCAATCGAGAAAGATGACAATGAGAGTTTCTCTACGCTAGACAGCATAAAAGGTCAAGATACGATTAGCTCAATTGAGATTTTTGAAACTCGTTAATGAAAATATACTCCAAAGGGGCGATATTTTCGCCTCTTAAAAAAACTGCATGTTAGTACATATCTGTTGTAGTGTAGATTCACACTTTTTCTTAGAAAAACTCCAACATGACTATCCAAATGAAAAACTTATAGGTTTTTTTTATGACCCAAATATTCATCCATACTCAGAATATCAACTCCGTCTTCTTGATGTAAAACGCTCATGCAAAAAACTAGGCATTGAACTCCTTGAGGGAGAGTATGATTTTGAAGCGTGGATGCAAGCTGTACGAGGTTTAGAAAATGAGCCTGAAAAAGGCAAAAGATGTGAAGTATGCTTTGATAAACGCTTTGATGTAAGTGCAAAAAAAGCTCTCCTGCTTGGAGAAAAAAGCATTACAACCACTCTGCTGGTTAGTCCACTAAAATCTCAAGAACAGCTTAAATTAAGCGGTGATAAATTTTTCAAAGAGCATGGTGTTGAGTTTATATTTTATGATTATAGAAAAGATGGCGGTACTGCACAGCAGAGCCGTGTTACAAAAGATGAGCAACTCTACCGCCAAGACTACTGCGGATGTATATATGGACTAACTATGCAGCGAGAGCAACAAGACCGCCTCATGGATGAGATGTTCTCTCACGTATCAAACCAAACTCAGCCCTCCAGCATTGAAGAGAGACTTGAGATGTATCATCAAAGAGATGAACTTGAAGATAAAGGTATAGCTTACAAAATTATAAGAGAGAAGTTTTTAAACTATCGCCAATTTAGTTTTAAACTATATGAAAGCGGAGATAAAATCATCAACGCTTATGCTCTTTTTTACTCAACACTTCAACGAAAAAAAGCACAGGGAAATATAGAATTTAGCTCTAAAAATATTCACTATTTTAATCGTGAAGAGATAAAATTTGTAACATTAGAGTTTTTCAACTCTACATGTAATTTTATGTACAAAAACACAAAAGAGCTTATATTTAACCCTCCAAGCGTTAAAGAAGAGATGGCTTTTAGGGATACTTTACTCACTTCAAGTTACGATTTAAGCCCTATAATTATCGTTGATGAAATTCCAAAAACAAAGCTCTTTATAGAGCTTGATGCAAAAATTTATGAAGATGTCAGAGAAAAACTAATCATTATATAATGTTTCTTTAGCTAAAATAGCCAAAATTATTATAAAGGCTGTTTGTATATGATTATGGACGTTATTGAAATTCAAAAAATTATTCCTCATCGCTACCCATTTTTACTTTTAGACAGAGTTACGCAAATTAAAGAGAATGAATCACTTATCGGTTATAAAAACATAACAATCGGAGACAACGTATTTCAAGGTCACTTTCCAGGTCATCCAATCTATCCAGGCGTTATGATTTTAGAAGGGATGGCGCAAGCTGGCGGCATACTTGCATTTAAAAGCATGGGCAACATGACTGAAGAAGAGGCCGCTTCCAAAGTTGTATATTTTATGAGTATTGACAGAGCAAAATTTCGCGCTCCTGTAAAACCAGGAGACAGACTTGAGTACCGAATAAGTGTTATAAAAAATAAAGGTCAAATCTGGGTACTTGATGGCAAAGCTTATGTTGATGATGTTTTAGTTTCAGAAGCAGAACTAAAAGCTATGATTGTAGATAAATAATGAGTAAAATTTCTCCACTAGCAATCATAGAAGATGGTGCAGTTATTGGGAAAGATGTTGAGATAGGAGCTTATTGTATTATCTCTTCTGACTCAACTATCGGCGATGGAACAAAGATAGAACAAAACAGCTGTATTTACGGCAAAACAACTATAGGCAAAAATAATCATATTTTTTCACATGCAGTTATTGGCTCAGCTCCACAAGATCTTAAATTTGCTGGTGAAGATGTTGAACTAATCATCGGCGATAACAATAAAATCAGAGAGTTTACACTCTTTAATCCTGGGACAAAAGGCGGTGGAGGAAAGACTATCATCGGCTCACACAATCTTTTTATGGGTTATGTTCACATAGGACACGATGTTATCATTGGAAACCACTGCATCTTGGCAAATGCTGCAACTCTTGCAGGGCACGTTGAGATGGGTGATTATGCAGTAATTGGCGGAATGACTCCTATTCATCAGTTTGTTCATATCGGTGAATATGCTATGGTAGCTGGTGCATCAGCACTTGCTC
Proteins encoded:
- a CDS encoding epoxyqueuosine reductase QueH — encoded protein: MLVHICCSVDSHFFLEKLQHDYPNEKLIGFFYDPNIHPYSEYQLRLLDVKRSCKKLGIELLEGEYDFEAWMQAVRGLENEPEKGKRCEVCFDKRFDVSAKKALLLGEKSITTTLLVSPLKSQEQLKLSGDKFFKEHGVEFIFYDYRKDGGTAQQSRVTKDEQLYRQDYCGCIYGLTMQREQQDRLMDEMFSHVSNQTQPSSIEERLEMYHQRDELEDKGIAYKIIREKFLNYRQFSFKLYESGDKIINAYALFYSTLQRKKAQGNIEFSSKNIHYFNREEIKFVTLEFFNSTCNFMYKNTKELIFNPPSVKEEMAFRDTLLTSSYDLSPIIIVDEIPKTKLFIELDAKIYEDVREKLIII
- the fabZ gene encoding 3-hydroxyacyl-ACP dehydratase FabZ, with the translated sequence MMDVIEIQKIIPHRYPFLLLDRVTQIKENESLIGYKNITIGDNVFQGHFPGHPIYPGVMILEGMAQAGGILAFKSMGNMTEEEAASKVVYFMSIDRAKFRAPVKPGDRLEYRISVIKNKGQIWVLDGKAYVDDVLVSEAELKAMIVDK
- the lpxA gene encoding acyl-ACP--UDP-N-acetylglucosamine O-acyltransferase, whose translation is MSKISPLAIIEDGAVIGKDVEIGAYCIISSDSTIGDGTKIEQNSCIYGKTTIGKNNHIFSHAVIGSAPQDLKFAGEDVELIIGDNNKIREFTLFNPGTKGGGGKTIIGSHNLFMGYVHIGHDVIIGNHCILANAATLAGHVEMGDYAVIGGMTPIHQFVHIGEYAMVAGASALAQDVPPFCMAEGNRATLRGLNLTGLRRNIEREEIDEIKSAYKELFEAGKPLKDVANEILEHTSSHHVQSLCNFVLKTKRGIPYERKHL
- a CDS encoding sensor histidine kinase yields the protein MRIKSRFQNISIKQADVFTILVVFFFTLVFVGLLVEELYKEYEIALEQSHVVKNPLISDSTILKQNQKKLKALLIKTVLAIVTLSFIIFAIFLGLNTLFNKLLQRDTQTFLDAFKTAIDKEKTIDSKSIFFQDFKMMVGYANEMVSKINEQKKNLKELNLGLEERVKKKTAALLEINKNLEEEKTFSQDLLKSQKEFLRYTVHETNTPLSVILTSIELYLMKNPKDRQLSKIEAATKNIFSIYDDLSYLVKKDHVEYTKSVINLNNFLSSRIDFFREVAEFSLITFNYNSPKYEKHVHFNETKLQRIIDNTLTNAIKYTLPNESVEVSLKKIGSYIEFIVSSKSKTIQDTDKVFEAYYREEKGRDGFGLGLRLVKSICDAEGVNINVSSDEASTTFRYKFKAMGD
- a CDS encoding peptidylprolyl isomerase, with translation MFGRTLKKYDLSADELAKLQWAKITTSKGDIWIKLLPEEAPNTVANFAHLAESGFYNNLNFHRVIPGFMAQGGCPSGTGTGGPDWAIPCETKTNVTKHKRGALSMAHAGPNTGGSQFFITFVATPHLDGVHTVFGAIEKDDNESFSTLDSIKGQDTISSIEIFETR